ctgctcttccacctgagctacagccaccctaaaaatatatttggacagcacacatgatggaaaggaggatttcagttgatgcacatgaatgatttgtgtttcctctgcaggtagaaagtgtgtgtgagctgatgtgaatcATGTGACCTGGTTTCTaggtcacatgacaggtcagaggtccgcgactgtaactcagttcctcctgttaatgtgaactcactgagtgtttgtggtttacctctcagactgactgaagatgatgatggaggaagaggaggacagagcagagtctgcagggtccagctgtccgtctgtgaggagtgaccggtccaaagatCAAAATCCacacttcagtggtgaacctggagcaacgaggtcagagagctgaactcactgagtaacagaaataattctgcactgacattataatcagtgttgactctggttgattgtctgactgtgtttgtgagctgagaggaaatgaaaatgagtttgtaacaaaaatcagttttgtccagttttcctgtaaaaagctgaactctaatctaagaggatgttactgacaggaaacagctgcattatctgcagtctgtgtgatcacagctgcttcaatcatgtttgtgtctgcagaggtcagaggtcacagtctgcagggtccagctgtccgtctgtgaggagtgactggtccaaaGGCGACGTTCcaaacttcagtggtgaacctggagcaacgaggtcagagagctgtgatgactcctttacatgtttgtgtttcctggataaatatgacctgaaacatcctcagattgttacaaagattcattaaaaagaaaagaatgaaagagaaaagatccaaatgttcgacttggtcatttgctgtttgaggacagtgatgctcatatctgtggggaaagtgtgacctgagtgggttcatgtttgtctttaaagaacagagctgctctgattctctttgtgtctgatctgttaaacagtctgagaggtcacacagagacccagcagctaaagcctggatcatactggctgctgttactccatcaggacaacactgaaccacagtggtgtggatgtagtggataaatcccaccatactgatgctcagagttaaccacagggaacaaaaccagatgttaccttcagattgtgacctttggagtggacgatgcagatttcaatagagaataaatgttgtttttcagctgtgaagaaagaatcgaattttctgaacttaagaatttatgatgctggaaacaacatggagactataacacaacatttccactgtgttcatagaatgaatgtaaaactgtcagacattcattaaatatgcaaaatgtctacagaagcatcagagggtcagacgtgaagcactcagtgattttgatcaaatgactcatcagttattgatctgtactacactgatctaccacgttagtaaagctggtgttctggtggtggagggagactcggatcatgttctggttttggagcagtgatctgctgatggttcagtttgatgagcttcttcaaaatcatccctgacatcaccactgaaaggacgtccatgaaaacagactgaaaattactgatatgttcacaatctgagagtttaaaacttgacagacttgattcagatgaagttatttgagcagaaactcctggatctttatcctgtgttgatctaatccttcatggttcctccacagagtggagcagcagagctcagaggttcccagtggtcagtctgcccagcagcatcaaacacagctggactccatatttatggtctgtacatgcacaacaactactgttacatctgttctgttcacggtcatctccatgctgctctttgtagaccagtggatcgtcagtgtgtccaacatggatctgatgtttggctccatgatttcagtctgattggctcattcataaagtattctgttccagctgctggaggacaacatcatcacttttgtgaagaacgagctgaagaagatccagaaggttctgagtccagattacccagaatgctttgagagtcagaggagcagcagcagagaggcatttgtgaagatcacagtggacttcctgaggagaatgaagcaggaggagctggctgaccgtctgcagagcagtaagaggatttatctaaagatttaagctgctggataaatgaacattttccagagatggaagatggaacaacatgttttaaagattagttctttttggaattgagtgtttatttttctcctcattcagaacttcaagctgcagtttgtcatcgtaaccttaaatccaccctgaagaagaagttccagtgtgtgtttgagggcatcgctaaagcaggaaacccaaccctcctgaatcaaatctacacagagctctacatcacagagggagggactgcagaggtcaatgatgaacatgaggtcagacagattgaaacagcatccaggaaaccagacagacctgaaacaaccatcagacaagaagacatctttaaagcctcacctggaagagatgaaccaatcagaacagtgctgacaaagggagtggctggcattgggaaaacagtcttaacacagaaatacagcctggactgggctgaagacaaagccaaccaggacatccagttcatatttccattcactttcagagagctgaatgtgctgaaagaggaaaagttcagcttggtgggacttgttcatcacttctttactgaaaccaaagaagcaggaatctgcagctttgaagacttccaggttgtgttcatctttgatggtctggatgagtgtcgacttcctctggacttccacaaaactacaatcctaactgaccctagaaagtccacctcagtggatgtgctgctgataaacctcatcagggggaaactgcttccctctgctcgcctctggataaccacacgacctgcagcagccaatcagatccctcctgactgtgttggcatggtgacagaggtcagagggttcactgacccacagaaggaggagtacttcaggaagagattcagagatgaggagcaggccagcaggatcatctcccacatcaagacatcacgaagcctccacatcatgtgtcacatcccagtcttctgctggatcactgctacagttctggaggatgtgctggaaaccagagagggaggacagctgcccaagaccctgactgagatgtacatccacttcctggtggttcaggccaaagtgaagaaggtcaagtatgatggaggagctgagacagatccacactggagtccagagagcaggaagatgatggagtctctgggaaaactgtcttttgatcagctgcagaaaggaaacctgatcttctatgaatcagacctgacagagtgtggcatcgatatcagagcagcctcagtgttctcaggagtgttcacacagatctttaaagaggagagaggactgtaccaggacaaggtgttctgcttcatccatctgagtgttcaggagtttctggctgctcttcatgtccatctgaccttcagcaactctggactcaatctgctggaagaacaACAGAGAATCTCGATGTTGTCTAAGTTAATTAGCAAACCAAACCTAcaatctctccaccagagtgctgtgaccaaggccttacagagtccaaatggacacctggacttgttcctccgcttcctcctgggtctttcactgcagaccaatcagactctcctacgaggtctgatgtcacagacaggaagtagctcacagaccaatcaggaaacagtccagtatatcaagaagaagctcagtgagaatctgtctgcagagaaaagcatcaatctgtttcactgtctgaatgaactgaatgatcgttctctagtggaggagatccaacagtccctgagatcaggacgtctctccacaggtgaactgtctcctgctcagtggtcagctctggtcttcatcttactgtcatcagaagaagatctggatgtgtttgacctgaagaaatactctgcttcagaggaggctcttctgaggctgctgccagtggtcaaagcctccaacaaagctctgtgagtacATTTGTACTCATGTCTTTACTTTTAACATCCAACTGTGTCAGTAATTTATTTCACCAggctttctgtctttgtatgaATTTGTATCCTAAAGTTTTGGGATTTCTCCAATACAACTGTGACCTCTTTGATGCCTCCAGAACTCGAGACGCTGGATTCACCATAAACTCtgatcatcactgctgctgttatgtTATCAGTCTTTGTTTAAACACTTAGGCTGCATGTGCCTGATGTTGTGATACTTTATATTCACATGCATGCTCCTAGATACATTTCTACTGCAGGTCTATTTTAGTCACAAATGTTGGTGAAACACTTGCTTTTACATGCATGGTGGGTCCTGCATTAAAGAAAGCATTTGAATTACTCAGTGAATCCTGGCAGCCAGAGAAACATCCTTAGTTCCACTTTAAACTAAACTCTGCTTcggtcttccacagtgtgtttgttgtttctttgttgttgttggcctgctctctcctctcactccaatctggttgcagcagatgtttgTCCCTCCCTGAACCTGCAGACTTGGGTGCAGCACCTCAGTTCATCTTCAGTCTGAAACCAGCTGTTGTAGCTATATCCCCTCAAGCACAGCTTCCCTGGTCATCTCTGCTGTGGTTGCTATAAAATTTaatcttgatttaaaaaaaaagatcaaaaaaCCTCAAGTCAGACTTGATGCCATTTGTTGGCAGCATGgtgcctgtttgtctttgaTGATAAACTGCAGCACAGTCTAAAGCAAACCTTCGGACTTTATTGActttatgcatgtatatattctTCCTGTTCACCTTGGACACACAGCAGCTCTCTGTTTGTTGTGATTGGATCTAGAACAGCCAACATATCCTAATCTAGATGATTTCTAAGGTGGTATCTGGGACGAAAAGTTAAAAATCAGCTGGATGGCCTGTACCATATGATGGCCTTGGTTGCACCACATTGATAGCCATGCAGGGTGGTTCACtccttgggcaagaagaccGAGGAGTGAGCCACACTTGGTCAAAGCTTGGTCATTCAAGCTCACTGTTTTCCCCTTGTTGGTTGatgatagtattttttttacctgacttATAGTCATCATTGTCTTCAAATtaactcacacactgctgactgCTGTAGCTTACCTGGCTGAGCAGGTGACCCATGCACTGAAGGTTAGAGTCGTGACTCCAGGGCCTGGTTTGAGTCTGCCCAAGAccatttcctgtgtgttattCTCCTCACttctccctcccttcctgtctTCTTTGTCCTATACAGTGAAGACAAAAGGCCTCAAGTTGTGAAAACTCTTTCCCCTTCATCAGCTTCCATCTCTCTCATCTAAAATCACCAGTATTCTCTGAGTAGAGAATCTTTTCACAATCTTGAATGATAAGGATCCAAGtgggtaaagttatttatttgttgtgttcctaTTTGCAGCTGGGATAGATTAAGAAAAACTATCGGCTGCCCAAATTACATCCAGTTTAGAAGACAAACATTGAGTGAAGTGTTTGTTTCATCATCCTTCACAACTCATCAACCAGGTGTCACAAACTGCAGCAGGACAGTACAAAGCATGTCATACGGATGGCTGCAACAACCAGAGTTTTACCTACCTTTGGTATTTCGTGACAGCATGAGCGTAATATTTACTGAACAGAGTCGTCTTCTGTAATCTTTTCAGATTCAGATTCAGaacactgtatttattttcaagGGGCAATTAGGATACTGACCTTGCCAaccatacatacaatacacaaacatcatatTGGGGAGAcgggtcaggctaggtagctgGCCGGTCAGCCGCTAGAGCAGCGACCCAGAACCGAACAgcagaaaatgcacaacatcaggaaagatgaggagaaaaaagaactcctcccagactgagctccaacagggagatcagtttgagaacagacaaaaaaaatgaccTTAGCGCAGAGCACATGAAAACTCTTAATGCGCcatagaaacacatgacaagcaacagggatgggtaaaaggtgagagacagccggtgtagacagcgcatccgggCCTGCAGCATTTGCGCTGGTCCCCTCGACCcaccgtctgcaccgggaggggATAAGCATGCTTAGGATGGGaaggaacagtctaaacaccGTCTGTTATCAGGGTGAgatttgttcagctccagccttgagaccacaGCTGGCGCCGGTATGTTAGCCGCATGAGATGATGGTGGCTTTCTTTGGTGCGAACAACTGCATGTCAATTTCACAACTGATCTAACAGTCCGTCACtcgtctctcaatctcccgttggagagccacgAGCTTCTCCGAGAGGTTATGGGTTTTGCGCTCAAAGAGCAAagtctgagaactcacgaccaccatgagcttcttcaagatcttatccgtgctgcgttcaatgagcccattttgagaagtcACGACCCGTCCCATTGTTTCAGtcacagcgggcagccttgtgggttttgaacagctgattccgctttctttaatcttcaataagccagggccaagccagctcagatcagcaagaaccctttGCTGCTGTGAATGTCCGTGCTGCTAGCTGCAAAGAAGCAATTATCTCTGCCAtcccaaaagaaaacaaggatAAATTAGAATGTGCGTCATATAGACCAATATCTGTTCTTAATACAGATTACAAGCTGTTTACATCTATCATGGCTCGACGATTAGAAAAGTTCTTACCTAATCTAATTCATAACGATCAAACAGGTTTTATTCGAGAGCGCCAAATACAAGATGTACGACGGACATTACAAATTATTAATCATattcaaaagaataaaatagaagCAATGGTAATCAGTATCGATGCAGAAAAATCATTCGATTCAGTTAATTGGAACTTTCTTTACCGAGTCTTGCATACATTTGGCTTtcacgaaaatataattaagacAATACAGGCACTTTATGATAACCCTACGGCAAGGATTAAAATTAATGGCTACCTATCAAATAGTATTAAGCTGCAAAGAGGAACAAGGCAGGGCTGTGCGTGCTCACCATTATTATTTGCGTTATATCTGGAACCATTGGCTCAATATataagacaaaataaagaagtaGAAGGTATTAATATCCATGAAAAGGAGCATAAATTagcctgctatgcagatgatattttaatatttttgggtCAACCATCAAACTCTTTACCTAAATTAATGCAATCATTTGAATACTTTGGTCGACTATCTGGATATAGGGTTAATATGAGTAAAACACAATTGCTTAAGTACAACTATATTCCAtcagaagaaattaaaaataagtatcAATTAGCATGGCAAACAGAGTACTTTAAAAATCTAGGAGTCATAATACCTAAGGATCTTACAGAACTATTAGAACGAAATTATTTaccaatacagaaaaaaatcaaggaACATATAGCGAGATGGAATCTAATTCCATATTTAAGTTTATATTTGAGAATAGactcaattaaaattaatattcttcctaaattattatatttatttcaaacattaccaATAGAAATTAACCAGAAACAGTTTAATGAATGGGATAAAATTTTGTCAAgatactagggctgggccatattataccgttcacggtaatactggtataatgttaggcaacgataggaaaatgaaatatcgcgatagaatatgagtaaaacgcgcatgcgcagtgcctttgttttcatacgcacatggccgattgttgagtgaaacagatgaaccagaattggtttgtaaaaatggtgcaacttcagtgatgtggaactggtttggtgtttgtccatcggatacacgacaaagcacattttttttgcaaaacatgcaagcggccgtcattattgtcgtatttgtcggactaagatgctcttaaatctgggagtaatctgggtcctaaactccgtatgcttcaggtcaaacgaacactgcagcatcactgaaagttaaaaactgtctaaattctttcatctttaataaaacgatcagcattgctgctttaccaggtgtaactatgaagtttaacttccaggcatccatgaaaacaaaatttattacatttaacggagttagaagttagcaggaagctagcggaagttagctcgctagtttcgctagttacctaagcatgatattgcatgttctgactgagagatttctgaaaaaaatcaaacgtacagctctgctatcacttccaacataaatgaagacaggaaactaaacagcagtgacgtttgtagggttactgaagttgggctagctggtatataattatgtgctacgtgatcgctagcgacacagctatgttagcataacataaacagtgaagctggaggacgaacactaacacttttttccacttataaaagttaacgtgaaggttcctcatggttagagacaaatgcaatcgcatggcaggatgctgtaaacggaccaaacttcagtcaggagaacaactgagataatccatccacaatacgaggttagtcattaatatactgcaacaacatgggaatagagcagctgccagagaattcaacattaatgaatcaatggtacagaagtggaggaagcaagaagaatgagtttaataaagtttgatttatctgactgctttgtttcgcttaatgtgccttataatcccgtgcacgttatggtccgaaaaatacgtactgcacactgcagtttaatgttgcaaagcacctctttttaacttccgtggatattatacatggttatgctcaggatatgtcagcccatttctactggaaatcagaatcagaatcagaaagggttttattgccaaatgttgagcaggtttacaacattaggaaattgctacggtgcttcagtgcaaacatactgttataaattacgtttaaatagacatgaaaaaataaaaataagagtaagaattaaaagtgctaagtagatagatatatacatgatatatacatgagtgcaggtggtgatcagtgccaaacatggaatgatgcagtgaacacagtgtAGGGTCATGTGCCAggggtgggaacagtcatacggttattgttcatgtgtccgacagcagaggggaagaaactgttcttatggcgagaggttttggtgcgaatggaccggagcctcctgcctgaggggagcaggtcaaacagactgtgtccagggtgagaagggtcagctgtgatccgagctgcacgccccagtgtcctggaggtgtacaggtcctgcagagatgggagtctgcagccaatcaccttctcagcagagcgcacaacacgctgcagtctctgtttgtccctgatagtggctccagcgtaccacacagtgatggaggaggtgaggatggactcgatgattgcggtgtagaattgcatcatcgtccgtgttggcaggttgaatttcttcagctgcctcaggaagtacatcctctgctgggctttcttaatgacggaggtgatggtgggctcccacttcaggtcctgggtgatggtggtacccaggaagtgGAAttagtccacagaggtgatgggggtgtcagacaggatgatgggggggagtggagctgtgtacttcctgaagtccacaataatctccactgtcttctgggcattcagcaccaggttgttgtggctgcaccaggacaccagacgttcaacctccctcctgtaggcagactcatccccgtccgagatgagtccaataacggtggtgtcatctgcaaacttgattagcttgacagactggtgggtggaggtgcagcagttggtgtacagggagaagagcagaggagaaagaacacagccctgaggggagccggtgctgatggtccgggagtccgagacattctttcccagcctcacatgctgcttcctgtccgtcaggaagtcagtgatccaccagcagatgggatcaggcacattcatctgggtaagcttgcctcggagatggtctggaaggatggtgttgaaggcagagctgaagtccacaaacaggatcctggcgtaggttcctggggagtccagatgctccaggatgaagtgtagggccatgttgatggcgtcatctacagacctgttggctctatatgcaaactgcagggggtccaggagggggcccgtgagggtcttgagatgggagagaaccaggcgctcaaatgacttcatgaccacagatgtcagagccacgggtctgtagtcatttagtccagtgatcctaggtttcttggggacagggattatggtagaggacttgaagcaggcaggcacatgacatgcctgcagtgaggagttgaaaatgccagaaaacactggggccagctcgtttgcacagtgtctaagggtggcaggagacacaccgtctgggccgggagctttccgagcattcaggttcttaaactgcttcctcacacctgcttcatgaatatgaagagttgtggtgggaggaggtggtgtgaaatcctcttttgtgtggggtgaggaggggggtgttgtaggtgaagtgtttgaatgtggtgatggctctatggaggggggagaggtgggggaatgagtgtccaaggtgtctctattgttggggccgttggaggtgtgaaggctgcctgatggctcgtcaaaacggcagtaaaagtcgttgagggtgttggccaagagcaagtcgtcagtggagtggggggttttaggcttgtagttggtgatattcctaaaacctttccacacagaggccgagtcattctctgagatctgctgctgcatcttctcagagtgctggtGTTTTGCAATGTCCACCTccttagtgaacctgtacttggcctctctgtagcagtccctgtctctgcttctgaacgcctttctcttttccagccacagctttttgagtttaggagtaaaccagggtttgtcattgttataactcaccctggtgcgtgatggcacaatgctgtcctcacagaagtggatataggaggtgacagtgtccgtaaactcgtccaagctgttagaagcagccttcattgtgtcccagtctgtagactccaagcacgtgcgaagctcctccacagcctcgttgctccacagttttttggtcctcacgacaggtttggagagcttcagcctctgtctgtacgcggggattaggtggatcatgacgtggtcagaaagtccgagtgaagcacGGGGCACCgcacgataggccccgctgatcgtgctgtagcagtggtctaatgtcctctcctctctggtcgggcatttaatttggttaaactttcagcaaggaatttgcatttgcactgttacatttttataaagcttttaatgtacataaaaaccagcttcttgtttaagtgaaaataaatggaaggttgtctttttgcgctagtaatgttgtggagttgtattttgtctcgcatcaattatatcgtcagttatatcgttatcgcaaattttcaaatatatatcgtgataaatatttttggccatatcgccctgctctacaaGATACATATGGCAaggaaaaaggccccgaattaGATTTAAAACCCTACAACTTAACAAAGGAAAAGGGGGGTGGGGCTTACCTTCTCTTAGGGAATATTATTGGGCAGCACAATTAAGGCCTATGATATGCTGATGTAATCCTTCATATGACGCTCAATGGAAAGTTATTGAGGAGAGTCTGACCTCCATCCCCATATAAGCTATtatagcagacagaagcttgcaaaatttaataaaaactattgaaaatccatggatcaagttgacttttaaaatttgggaaacagtaataaaagaatataaactaGAAGAGGATATAGCAGTTCTTAAGTGGTGTGCATATGACACACATTTTGCTCCAAATAAATTGGACACCAGATTCAAAGATTGGACATATAAAGGATAAACAGCTTTATGTATGGTAATGGAGGAAGGCAGACTAATTAGTTTTGATAAAATGAAAGATAAatcaaaatcaatcaatcaaaatttatttatatagcacatttttaaagaccgaagtacaccaaagtgctttccagtaaAATCATGATACAgataaaatcacaataaaatataattacagATATATATAGGATATAAGATAATTACATAATCTAAATGCAAAGCCAGATGTAAATTACCCTAATTCGCCTTGAATGCCAGATCAAACAAATACGTTTTtaaacgtgatttaaaagactgaatggaATCTGATGCGCGAATATGAAGAGGAAGAGTATTCCATAACCTGGGTGCAGCAACGGCAAAGGCACGGTCTC
Above is a genomic segment from Maylandia zebra isolate NMK-2024a unplaced genomic scaffold, Mzebra_GT3a scaffold11, whole genome shotgun sequence containing:
- the LOC143415966 gene encoding protein NLRC3-like, coding for MKQEELADRLQSKLQAAVCHRNLKSTLKKKFQCVFEGIAKAGNPTLLNQIYTELYITEGGTAEVNDEHEVRQIETASRKPDRPETTIRQEDIFKASPGRDEPIRTVLTKGVAGIGKTVLTQKYSLDWAEDKANQDIQFIFPFTFRELNVLKEEKFSLVGLVHHFFTETKEAGICSFEDFQVVFIFDGLDECRLPLDFHKTTILTDPRKSTSVDVLLINLIRGKLLPSARLWITTRPAAANQIPPDCVGMVTEVRGFTDPQKEEYFRKRFRDEEQASRIISHIKTSRSLHIMCHIPVFCWITATVLEDVLETREGGQLPKTLTEMYIHFLVVQAKVKKVKYDGGAETDPHWSPESRKMMESLGKLSFDQLQKGNLIFYESDLTECGIDIRAASVFSGVFTQIFKEERGLYQDKVFCFIHLSVQEFLAALHVHLTFSNSGLNLLEEQQRISMLSKLISKPNLQSLHQSAVTKALQSPNGHLDLFLRFLLGLSLQTNQTLLRGLMSQTGSSSQTNQETVQYIKKKLSENLSAEKSINLFHCLNELNDRSLVEEIQQSLRSGRLSTGELSPAQWSALVFILLSSEEDLDVFDLKKYSASEEALLRLLPVVKASNKAL